The following proteins come from a genomic window of Populus nigra chromosome 6, ddPopNigr1.1, whole genome shotgun sequence:
- the LOC133695717 gene encoding probable leucine-rich repeat receptor-like protein kinase At1g68400 has protein sequence MALANPIFLFPYMTTFFLISLHFSLLQASSNPDSEPLLQFKTLSDTDNKLQDWNSSTNPCTWMGIACLNDRVSRLVLENLNLQGSSLQPLTSLTQLRVLSLKRNNLSGPIPQNISNLSALKLLFLSHNHFSGTFPVSVLPLSRLYRLDLSHNNFSSNIPVIVNRLTHLLTLRLEENQFTGSISSLNLPSLQDFNVSNNRVSGEIPKSLSGFPESAFAQSLPAGLCGSPLQACKSLASDPTRPGSDGAIASPLLPGTNPTSIVSSTPSSVVAPNKPINTNHKISKTSTKISPLALIAIILGDILILAVVSLLLYCYFWRNYAAKMRNGKGSKLLETEKIVYSSSPYPNQPGFERGRMVFFEGVERFELEDLLRASAEMLGKGGFGTAYKAVLDDGNVVAVKRLKDANVGGKRELEQHMEVLGRLRHPNLVSFKSYYFAREEKLLVYDYMPNGSLFWLLHGNRGPGRTPLDWTTRLKIAAGAARGLAFMHNSCKALKLVHGNIKSTNILLDKAGNARVSDFGLTLFASSTNSAPRSNGYRAPEATSDGRKQTQKSDVYSFGVLLLEILTGKCPSIVDCGAGPGNGYGGPVDLPRWVQSVVREEWTAEVFDLELMRYKDIEEEMVGLLQIALACTTPSPDHRPRMGHVVRMIEEIRGVEMSPCHDTFDSVSDSPCLSEETSGAGQ, from the exons ATGGCACTAGCAAATCCCATTTTTCTATTTCCATACATGACAACTTTCTTCTTAATATCTCTTCATTTCTCTCTTCTCCAAGCTTCTTCCAACCCAGATTCAGAACCTCTTCTGCAATTCAAAACCTTGTCAGACACAGATAACAAGCTCCAAGACTGGAACTCCAGCACCAACCCATGTACCTGGATGGGCATTGCTTGTCTCAACGACCGAGTATCTCGTCTTGTCCTCGAAAACCTTAACCTTCAAGGCAGCTCTTTGCAGCCCTTAACCTCTCTCACTCAGCTTCGAGTCTTAAGCCTCAAAAGAAACAATCTTTCAGGTCCCATACCTCAAAACATCTCTAACCTCAGTGCGTTAAAGCTTCTCTTTTTATCTCACAATCACTTCTCTGGTACCTTCCCTGTTTCTGTCCTCCCTCTTTCTAGACTCTACCGTTTGGATCTGTCTCACAACAACTTCTCCAGTAACATTCCGGTGATTGTCAACCGTTTGACTCATCTGTTGACTTTAAGGCTTGAAGAGAATCAGTTTACCGGGTCCATTTCTAGCTTGAATTTACCAAGCTTGCAAGACTTTAACGTTTCTAATAACCGGGTATCCGGTGAAATACCCAAATCTTTATCGGGTTTCCCTGAATCCGCTTTCGCTCAAAGCCTCCCTGCTGGTCTTTGTGGATCCCCGTTACAGGCTTGTAAAAGTTTAGCTTCCGACCCGACAAGACCCGGATCCGATGGGGCTATAGCGTCTCCATTGTTGCCTGGAACTAACCCAACAAGCATAGTTTCTTCAACACCAAGCTCAGTAGTAGCACCAAACAAACCAATAAACACTAACCACAAAATCAGCAAAACATCAACCAAAATAAGCCCATTAGCCCTAATAGCCATTATATTAGGGGATATTTTAATTCTTGCCGTGGTTTCTCTCCTTCTCTACTGTTACTTCTGGCGCAACTACGCAGCCAAAATGCGAAATGGGAAGGGCTCAAAGCTGTTAGAAACCGAGAAGATTGTTTACTCTTCGAGCCCTTACCCGAACCAGCCGGGCTTTGAGAGGGGAAGGATGGTGTTCTTTGAAGGGGTGGAAAGGTTTGAGCTTGAAGATTTACTTAGAGCTTCAGCAGAGATGTTAGGGAAAGGCGGGTTTGGAACCGCATACAAAGCAGTCCTTGATGATGGGAATGTGGTGGCAGTGAAAAGGCTTAAGGATGCTAATGTTGGAGGGAAAAGAGAGTTGGAGCAACATATGGAGGTTTTAGGGAGATTAAGACATCCTAATTTGGTTAGTTTTAAGTCTTATTACTTCGCTAGAGAAGAGAAGTTGCTGGTCTATGATTACATGCCAAATGGGAGCTTGTTTTGGCTTCTTCATG GTAACAGAGGACCAGGAAGAACCCCACTGGACTGGACTACTAGGCTAAAAATAGCAGCTGGAGCAGCCCGTGGGTTAGCATTTATGCACAACTCATGCAAAGCTCTTAAACTCGTCCATGGTAACATCAAATCCACAAACATCCTTTTAGACAAGGCAGGCAATGCCCGTGTCTCAGATTTTGGGCTCACTCTCTTTGCATCTTCTACTAATTCTGCCCCAAGATCCAATGGCTACCGCGCTCCCGAAGCAACATCTGACGGTCGAAAACAGACCCAAAAATCTGACGTGTACTCCTTTGGGGTTTTGCTATTGGAGATTTTAACAGGGAAATGCCCTTCTATAGTGGATTGTGGTGCTGGGCCTGGAAATGGGTATGGTGGGCCTGTGGACTTGCCAAGGTGGGTCCAATCTGTGGTGAGGGAGGAGTGGACGGCTGAGGTGTTTGATTTGGAGCTGATGAGGTATAAGGATATTGAGGAGGAGATGGTGGGCCTACTTCAAATTGCATTGGCTTGTACAACTCCATCTCCTGATCATCGGCCTAGGATGGGCCACGTGGTTAGGATGATTGAGGAGATACGCGGGGTCGAAATGTCTCCATGTCACGACACCTTTGACTCTGTTTCTGATTCTCCTTGCTTGTCCGAAGAGACTAGTGGAGCTGGCCAGTGA